In the Mesorhizobium sp. M1D.F.Ca.ET.043.01.1.1 genome, TGGCCGGCGAACATAAGATACGCCTGTAAAGCGGCGATGACGGGAGCCACCAAAGAATGATCGGACTCGTGCTCGTGACGCACGGTCAACTCGCCACCGAGTTCCGGCATGCCGTAGAACATGTGGTGGGGCCACAAGACAATTTCGAAACGGTCGCGATCGGCGCCGACGACGACATGGAGAAGCGCCGCGCCGACATCGTCGACGCGGTGGCGCGCGTCGACAGCGGCGCCGGCGTCATCGTGCTTACCGACATGTTCGGCGGCACGCCGTCCAACCTCGCCATCTCGGTGATGGAATCGGGCCGCACCGAGGTGATCGCCGGCATGAACCTGCCGATGCTGATCAAGCTCTCCTCGGTCCGCAAGGGCGACAACATGGCCGCCGCGCTCGACGAGGCGCAGGCCGCGGGACGCAAGTACATCAACGTCGCCAGCCAGCTTCTGAGCAGCAAATGAACGCCCATGCGCCGGAAAAGGACGAGGTGGTGCGAGAATTCCCGATCGTCAACCAGCGCGGCCTGCATGCCCGCGCCTCGGCCAAGTTCGTCCAGGTCGCCAGCGGCTTCGACGCCACCATCCATGTCGAGAAGGACGGCGTGAAGGTCGGCGGCACCTCGATCATGGGCCTGATGATGCTGGCGGCAAGCCCCGGCTATTCGATCCGCGTCACCGCCACCGGCCCGCAAGCGGGCCCGGCGATGGACGCGCTGGAGCAGCTGGTCGCCTCGCGCTTCGGCGAGGAAATCTGACTTTTGTTTCGGTGCATGCCGTTGTCCCAAAACCGCAACACAGTTTTGGGCGACATGAACCGCGCTACGAAAGACATGCACGAATAAAGATTTCTTTATATCCCATTGTCGTTTGGCGGCCGATCTGCTAGTCAGGCCGGCAAATCCGCGCCCTCCATGCGCCGTCCCGGCGCCGGCGCGCTTTCGAAGACAATCACACCGGAGCACTGCCATGACGGGTAGCAAGGACTATGTGGTCGCCGACATCTCGCTTGCCGGCTGGGGCCGCAAGGAGATCGAGATCGCCGAAACCGAAATGCCGGGCCTGATGGCCTGCCGCGAGGAATTCGGCGACAGGAAGCCGCTCAAGGGCGCGCGCATCACCGGCTCGCTGCATATGACGATCCAGACGGCGGTGCTGATCGAGACTCTGAAGGCGCTGGGCGCCGACATCCGCTGGGCCTCCTGCAACATCTTCTCGACCCAGGACCATGCCGCCGCGGCGATCGCCGAGGCCGGCATTCCGGTGTTCGCCATCAAGGGCGAGTCGCTCGAGGACTATTGGGACTACACCGACCGGATCTTCCAGTGGGCCGACGGCGGCACCTCCAACATGATCCTCGACGACGGCGGCGACGCCACCATGTACATCTTGCTCGGCGCCCGCGCCGAGGCCGGCGAGGACGTGCTGTCCAATCCCGGCAGCGAAGAGGAGGAGATCCTGTTCGCCCAGATCAAGAAGCGCATGAAGGCCTCGCCCGGCTTCTTCGCCAAGCAGAAGGAAGCGATCCGCGGCGTCACCGAGGAGACCACCACCGGCGTCAACCGGCTCTACCAGCTGCAGAAGAAGGGCCTGCTGCCCTTCCCGGCGATCAATGTCAACGATTCCGTCACCAAGTCGAAGTTCGACAACAAATATGGCTGCAAGGAATCGCTGGTCGACGGCATCCGCCGCGGCACCGACACCATGATGGCCGGCAAGGTCGCGGTGGTCTGCGGCTACGGCGACGTCGGCAAGGGCTCGTCGGCTTCGCTGCGCGGCGCCGGCGCCCGCGTCAAGGTGACCGAGGTCGACCCGATCTGCGCGCTGCAGGCGGCGATGGACGGCTATGAGGTGGTGACGCTGGAAGACGCGGCCCCCACCGCCGACATCGTCATCACCACCACCGGCAATAAGGACGTCGTCACGCTCGACCACATGCGGGCGATGAAGGACATGGTGATCGTCGGCAATATCGGCCACTTCGACAACGAGATCCAGGTGGCGTCGCTGCGCAACCTGAAATGGACCAACGTCAAGCCGCAGGTGGACATGATCACCTTCCCGGACGGCAAGCGGATGATCCTTCTGTCCGAAGGCCGGCTGCTCAACCTCGGCAACGCCACCGGGCATCCGAGCTTCGTCATGTCGGCCTCGTTCACCAACCAGGTGCTGGCGCAGATCGAGCTCTTCACCAAGCACGGCCGGTACCAGAACCAGGTCTATGTGCTGCCCAAGCACCTCGACGAGAAGGTGGCGCGGCTGCATCTCGACAAGCTTGGCGCCAAACTCACCGCGCTATCGGGCGAGCAGGCCGCCTATATCGGCGTGACGCCGCAGGGTCCGTACAAGCCGGAACACTACCGCTATTAACCAAAGCGAAGTTTCCTACAATATATTGAAGCCGGGTGTTGACATTCCGCCCGGCTTCATTTTTTGCGCCGGTGATTCTTCACGCCGATTCCAGCAGGCGTTATTGTTGTGATTCGCGGTCCGGGGACGTAAGGGCCGGAACGCATTCAGGGCGGTCTTGCATTCAAGCGGCGAAAGAGGACCAAGACATGCCGGGGGATAACCCGCCACGCGCGGGAAAGGCCGTTTCCGGCGGCCACGAGGATTCGATCACGACCGGCTCCGCCGCGACGGGCGGCGGTCTGCCGTGGCGCGCCGGCGCCCGCCTCGGCTCGCTTCTTGCCGCCGCCACGCTTGCCGGCCCATTGCTTGTCCTTGCCGCGCGTGCCGACACCGGCATCGCGCAGGCGGCACCGGCGGTCGGCACGGTCGAGGTGATGCAGCTTGCCATGTTTGCCGGCGTCATGGGGGCGGCGCTCGTCTCCGCCATCTTCCTGATCCGCGAGCGGGCGCGGACGGCGTCGCAAAACGTCCAGCTCAGGGCGCGTATCGCCGACGTGAACGCGGCCCTGCAGCGCTCCGAGGCGCTGCTCAATTTGCGCGACCAGCGTGTCGTCGTGTGGAGTGCCGAGAACAAGAAGCCGGAGCTGATCGGCAGCCTGCCGCTCGAAAGCGGCGCGCCGGACGATCGGTCCGCCTTTCTCGCCTTCGGCCGCTGGCTGATGCCGCGCTCCGCCGCGGCGCTCGAGAACGCCATAGCGGCGCTGCGCGACCAGGCGAAGGCCTTCGACCTGGTCATCGAGACGCAGGCGGGCATGCCGCTCGAGGTGCATGGCCGCAAGAGCGCCATGCACGTGCTGGTCCGCTTCATCTCGCTGTCGGAAACCCTGCGCAGCCAGGCCCGGCTGAAGATCGAGAACCAGCGGCTCGGCGCCGACTACGACACCTTGCTCGGCCTGCTCGACGCGCTGAAGATGCCGACATGGCTGCGCGCGGCCGACGGGCGGCTGAAATGGGTCAACCGGGCCTATGCCGAGGCGGTGGAAGCGGAAAGCGCGGAGGCGGCCGTGCGCGAGGCCAAGGAGTTCCTCGGCGGACAGGCGCGCGAGCAGATCGCCGAGCAGCACAAGTCGCGCCCCGTCTTCGAGCAGACTTTGTCGACGGTGATCGAAGGCGATCGCCACATGTTTTCGGTCACCGACTTCGCCAGCGCCGACGGCTCGGCGGGGCTCGCCTGCGACATCAGCGCCATCGAGACGATCCGCGCCGAATATGAGCGCACCGTGCGCAGCCATGCCGACACGCTGGACCAGCTCAACACGGCTGTGGCGATCTTCGATACGGACGAGAACCTGCGCTTCTTCAACCAGGCGTTCCAGAAACTGTGGGGCCTGGACGGCGGCTTCCTGCACAGCGCCCCCTCCAATGCGCTGCTGCTCGACCGGCTGCGCAGCGAAGGCAAGATCGCCGAGCAGCCGGAATGGCGGCGCTGGAAGGAAAACCTGCTCGGCGCCTATCGCGCCGTCGAATCGCAGGAGCACTGGTGGCACCTGCCGGACGGCAAGACGATCCGCGTGGTGGCCAACCCGCAGCCCAAGGGCGGCGTCACCTGGGTGTTCGAGAACCTGACCGAGAAGATGGACCTCGAAAGCCGCTACCAGACGGCGGTGCGCGTGCAGGGCGAGACGCTGGACAATCTGGCGGAAGGCGTTGCGGTGTTCGGCCCGGACGGACGGCTTCGCCTGTCCAACCCCGCCTTCATAGCGCTGTGGGGGCTGACGCCGGACGCGATCAAGCCGAACGTGCATGTCTCGGCGATCCGCGACCTTTGCGACCGGCGCGCGGCGGAAAGTCCGTGGGGCGGCTTCGCCGCCGCCATCACCGGCTTCGACGACGAGCGCCGCGACCGCCACGGCCAGACCGAGCTCGTCAACGGCACGGTGCTGAGCTATGCCGTGATCCACCTGCCCAACGGGCAGGTGATGATGACCTTCGTCGACGTCACCGACACCGTCAATGTCGAGCGGGCGCTGAAGGACAGGAACGAGGCGCTGGAGAAGTCCGATCAGTTGAAGAACGAGTTCGTGCAGCACGTCTCCTATGAACTGCGCTCGCCGCTGACCAACATCATCGGCTTCACCGAGCTGTTGTCGCTGCCCGCTACCGGACCGCTGACGCCGAAGCAGCGCGAATATGTCGAGCATGTCGGCTCGTCGTCCTCGGTGCTGCTCACCATCGTCAACGACATACTGGACCTGGCGACGGTTGACGCCGGCATCATGCAGCTCGACATTTCAGAGATGAGCATCGACAGGACCATCGCGGCTGCGGCCGAGCTGGTCGCCGACCGCCTGGAGGAGCACCGGATCAAGCTCCGGGTCGACGCGGCGGCGGCGCCAAAGAGCTTCCACGGCGACGAGATCCGTGTCCGCCAGATCCTCTACAATCTCTTGAGCAATGCCGCGAACTACGCGCCGGAGGCGAGCACGATCACGCTCGCCTGCCGCCAGCTTGCGGAAGGGGTCGAATTCTCAGTCCATGACGACGGGCCCGGCATGCCGCCGGACGTGCTGGAATCGGTCTTCCGCCGCTTCGAGCCGCGCGCCAATGGCGGCCGCCGGCGCGGCGCCGGGCTGGGGCTGTCGATCGTCAAGAGCTTCGTCGAATTGCATGGCGGAACGGTGCGCATCGAAACCGGCATGGACAAGGGCACGACGGTCATCTGCACCTTCCCCGACACGCCCTCCGGCGGCATCCGCGAAGCGGCCGAGTAACGCGCTTTGGCAGAGACTGTTCTGGAACGTTTTCTCGCCGACGAGGCGGCGACGGCAAGGCTTGGCGAAGACCTCGCCATGGCTCTGCGCGCCGGCGACGCGATTGCGCTCAAAGGCGATCTCGGCGCCGGCAAGTCGACCTTGGCCCGTGCCCTGATCCGGGCGCTTGCCGATGACGCCAGCCTCGAAGTGCCGAGCCCGACCTTCACGCTGGTGCAGAGCTACGAGACGCGGGTCCCGGTCCATCATTTCGATCTCTACCGCCTGTCCTCGCCGGACGAGCTCGACGAGCTCGGCCTCGACGACGCGCTGGTGCAAGGCGCGGCGCTGATCGAATGGCCGGAACGGGCCGGGGACCGGCTGCCGCAGAATGCGCTTTGGGTCGAACTCGCCGAACATGGCGAAGGCCGGATCGCGAAACTGTCCGGGCAGGGAGCGGCATTCGAGCGCGTGGCGCGCTCGCTGGCAATGCGCGATTTCCTGGCCGCCGCCGGCTGGGGCGAGGCGAGCCGCCGTCATTTCGTCGGCGATGCGTCGGCCCGCTCCTACGAGATCGTCTCGCTGCCCGTCCAGGCGCCGCGCGTGCTGATGAACTCGCCGCGCCTGGTGCTCGGCCCGCCGGTGCGCGACGGCAAGCCCTATGCGGTGATCGCCCACACGGCCCAATCCGTCACCGCCTTCGTCGCTATCGACCGGGCGCTGCTTGCCGCCGGCGTCAGCGTGCCGGTGATCCATGCGCAGGATCTCGACCAGGGCTTTTTGCTGCTCGAGCATCTCGGCTCGGAAGGATTTTTGGGCGGCGACGGCGAGCCCATCGTCGAACGCTACGAGGCAGCGGCTGAGCTGCTCGCCATGATGCACGGCAAGGCGTGGCCGAGCCGCATGGAGGCCGCGCCCGGCGTGTTCCACGATGTGCCGCCCTTCGACCGCGACGCCATGCTGATCGAGGCCGACCTTCTGGTCGACTGGTATGTGCCGTGGATTTCGGGCAAGCCGGCAAGCGATGCACTGCGCGCCGGCTACCACAAGCAGTGGAACGCACTGCTCGATCGACTCTCGGGCGGCGAATACACGCTGATGCTGCGCGACTTCCATTCGCCCAACATCATCTGGCGCGGCGAGCGCTCCGGCCCCGGCCGGCTCGGCATCGTCGACGTCCAGGACGCGCTGATCGGCCCGGCGGCTTACGACGTCGCCTCGCTTGCAATGGATGCGCGCGTCACCGTTTCGCCCGCGATCGAGCGGCGGACGGTCGCGGCCTATGTGGCGGCGCGGCGCGCCGCGGGCGCCTTCGACGAAGCGGCCTTCGCCGAGGCCTACGCGATCATGGCGGCGCAGCGCAGTTCGAAGATCCTCGGCATCTTCGTGCGGCTCGAAAAGCGCGACGGCAAGCCTTACTATCTGAAACACCTGCCGCGCATCCGCGACTATCTGAGGCGGGCGCTGGCGCATCCGGCGCTTGGCCATTTGAAGGAATTCTACATGGCCCACGGCCTTCTCGAGGAACGCTCGCCATGACGCCGAAGACCGCGATGGTGCTTGCGGCCGGCCTCGGCAAGCGCATGCGGCCGATCACCGACACGATACCGAAGCCGCTGGTGAAGATCGCCGGCAAGACCTTGCTCGACTGGGGGCTGGACAGCCTGGAAGCCGCCGGGGTCAGCGAGGCGGTCGTCAACGTGCATTATCTGCCGGAGCAGATCATCGCCCATGTCGCCGCTCGCCCGGCGCCGCGGATCGTCATCTCCGATGAGCGCGAGGCCCTGCTGGAATCGGCGGGCGGCATCGTCAAGGCGCTGCCGCTTTTGGGCAGTGAGCCCTTCTACATCATCAATGCCGACACCTTCTGGATCGACAGTGGTGAGCCAAGCCTCGAGCGGCTTGCCCTTGCATGGGACGCCGCCAGAATGGATATTCTGCTGATGCTCACCGATCTCGACTCAGCGACCGGGCATTGCGTCGGCACCGATTTCCTGGTGGCTTCGGACGGCGCGTTGCGGCGCTCGAAGGGGGATCCAGCCGGCCTGATCTATGCCGGCGCGGCAATCGTCCATCCGCGCATCTTCAAGGACGCGCCGACGGGTTCGCATTCGCTCAACGTCTATTTCGACAGGGCAATCGCCGCCGGGCGCCTGTTCGGGATGGCGATGAGAGGCCGCTGGATCACCGTCGGCACGCCCGACGCCATTCCGGCGGCGGAAGCGGC is a window encoding:
- a CDS encoding nucleotidyltransferase family protein, whose protein sequence is MTPKTAMVLAAGLGKRMRPITDTIPKPLVKIAGKTLLDWGLDSLEAAGVSEAVVNVHYLPEQIIAHVAARPAPRIVISDEREALLESAGGIVKALPLLGSEPFYIINADTFWIDSGEPSLERLALAWDAARMDILLMLTDLDSATGHCVGTDFLVASDGALRRSKGDPAGLIYAGAAIVHPRIFKDAPTGSHSLNVYFDRAIAAGRLFGMAMRGRWITVGTPDAIPAAEAAVADVLAKAV
- a CDS encoding PAS domain-containing sensor histidine kinase, which produces MPGDNPPRAGKAVSGGHEDSITTGSAATGGGLPWRAGARLGSLLAAATLAGPLLVLAARADTGIAQAAPAVGTVEVMQLAMFAGVMGAALVSAIFLIRERARTASQNVQLRARIADVNAALQRSEALLNLRDQRVVVWSAENKKPELIGSLPLESGAPDDRSAFLAFGRWLMPRSAAALENAIAALRDQAKAFDLVIETQAGMPLEVHGRKSAMHVLVRFISLSETLRSQARLKIENQRLGADYDTLLGLLDALKMPTWLRAADGRLKWVNRAYAEAVEAESAEAAVREAKEFLGGQAREQIAEQHKSRPVFEQTLSTVIEGDRHMFSVTDFASADGSAGLACDISAIETIRAEYERTVRSHADTLDQLNTAVAIFDTDENLRFFNQAFQKLWGLDGGFLHSAPSNALLLDRLRSEGKIAEQPEWRRWKENLLGAYRAVESQEHWWHLPDGKTIRVVANPQPKGGVTWVFENLTEKMDLESRYQTAVRVQGETLDNLAEGVAVFGPDGRLRLSNPAFIALWGLTPDAIKPNVHVSAIRDLCDRRAAESPWGGFAAAITGFDDERRDRHGQTELVNGTVLSYAVIHLPNGQVMMTFVDVTDTVNVERALKDRNEALEKSDQLKNEFVQHVSYELRSPLTNIIGFTELLSLPATGPLTPKQREYVEHVGSSSSVLLTIVNDILDLATVDAGIMQLDISEMSIDRTIAAAAELVADRLEEHRIKLRVDAAAAPKSFHGDEIRVRQILYNLLSNAANYAPEASTITLACRQLAEGVEFSVHDDGPGMPPDVLESVFRRFEPRANGGRRRGAGLGLSIVKSFVELHGGTVRIETGMDKGTTVICTFPDTPSGGIREAAE
- the tsaE gene encoding tRNA (adenosine(37)-N6)-threonylcarbamoyltransferase complex ATPase subunit type 1 TsaE, producing the protein MAETVLERFLADEAATARLGEDLAMALRAGDAIALKGDLGAGKSTLARALIRALADDASLEVPSPTFTLVQSYETRVPVHHFDLYRLSSPDELDELGLDDALVQGAALIEWPERAGDRLPQNALWVELAEHGEGRIAKLSGQGAAFERVARSLAMRDFLAAAGWGEASRRHFVGDASARSYEIVSLPVQAPRVLMNSPRLVLGPPVRDGKPYAVIAHTAQSVTAFVAIDRALLAAGVSVPVIHAQDLDQGFLLLEHLGSEGFLGGDGEPIVERYEAAAELLAMMHGKAWPSRMEAAPGVFHDVPPFDRDAMLIEADLLVDWYVPWISGKPASDALRAGYHKQWNALLDRLSGGEYTLMLRDFHSPNIIWRGERSGPGRLGIVDVQDALIGPAAYDVASLAMDARVTVSPAIERRTVAAYVAARRAAGAFDEAAFAEAYAIMAAQRSSKILGIFVRLEKRDGKPYYLKHLPRIRDYLRRALAHPALGHLKEFYMAHGLLEERSP
- a CDS encoding HPr family phosphocarrier protein; this translates as MNAHAPEKDEVVREFPIVNQRGLHARASAKFVQVASGFDATIHVEKDGVKVGGTSIMGLMMLAASPGYSIRVTATGPQAGPAMDALEQLVASRFGEEI
- a CDS encoding PTS sugar transporter subunit IIA, which translates into the protein MIGLVLVTHGQLATEFRHAVEHVVGPQDNFETVAIGADDDMEKRRADIVDAVARVDSGAGVIVLTDMFGGTPSNLAISVMESGRTEVIAGMNLPMLIKLSSVRKGDNMAAALDEAQAAGRKYINVASQLLSSK
- the ahcY gene encoding adenosylhomocysteinase, which codes for MTGSKDYVVADISLAGWGRKEIEIAETEMPGLMACREEFGDRKPLKGARITGSLHMTIQTAVLIETLKALGADIRWASCNIFSTQDHAAAAIAEAGIPVFAIKGESLEDYWDYTDRIFQWADGGTSNMILDDGGDATMYILLGARAEAGEDVLSNPGSEEEEILFAQIKKRMKASPGFFAKQKEAIRGVTEETTTGVNRLYQLQKKGLLPFPAINVNDSVTKSKFDNKYGCKESLVDGIRRGTDTMMAGKVAVVCGYGDVGKGSSASLRGAGARVKVTEVDPICALQAAMDGYEVVTLEDAAPTADIVITTTGNKDVVTLDHMRAMKDMVIVGNIGHFDNEIQVASLRNLKWTNVKPQVDMITFPDGKRMILLSEGRLLNLGNATGHPSFVMSASFTNQVLAQIELFTKHGRYQNQVYVLPKHLDEKVARLHLDKLGAKLTALSGEQAAYIGVTPQGPYKPEHYRY